The segment gtagttctgtttttagttttttgagaaacctccatactgttttccagtgaCTGTGcccgtttacattcccaccacgaGCTGTACCTGGTCTTCTGGTTCCAGGACCAGTGCTGCTGTAGATGAGGCTGCGTCGGGGCTGGGGTTCTGTAAGAGTTATGGACCTTCCCCTCCCTCGCCTCCTGGGGGCTCACAGCATGTGACCTTGCTCCCACAGCACTCCGTCCTCTCCCGGAAGTTTGTGGAGGTGATGACCAAATACAACGAGGCTCAGGTGGACTTCCGTGAACGCAGCAAAGGGCGAATCCAGCGGCAGCTCGAGATCAGTGCGTGTTTCAAGTTTGGCCTCTGCCCCTTCACGCTTCCTGCCACGTGCTTGTCCGTCCCCAGTCGTGAGGCCCGGGGAGAGGGAGCAGCAGCCCCGCTGTTGGCTTCTGCCTTCTCTTTTGTGCCCAAGCTGAGGACAGGCCTCACAGCGCTGGTACATCCTGGACGTTGCGTCTTAGGCTGAAAGATGGCTCGGAGTTACCAGGCCCGAGTCGCCCGATTGCCGTGGGAACCAGCGTTTCTGCATCCATGGAAGGAAGCACTTGCTACACAGCTGCACACCTTGGGGCTCATGACATCGTTTGCTGCCTGTCTGACGGCAGAGGATGGTGCTAGTTGCCACGAGGAATAAAGAAGTTACTACAGCCACGCCCTTTAGGAATCAGAAACCGCACTGCAGGGCCCCACAGGGCAGAAAGTGCTTTGAGTGCAGGAACCGAATGAACAAGGGCGCAGGCAGAACAAAGCATGCGTGTTCAGGAGGGAGAGGCCGTCCAGGGCCTGGGAACAGGGTGCATTTGGGTGGAGCAGGGTGGCGGATGGAGGGAGGGCTCACCCAGAAACTGGCTCCTTGTCCTGAGGTCCTTGGACTCCGTGGTGGAGTGAAGGGGGCCAGGAGACATTCTGAGCTGGAAAGGAATGTAATCAGACATGGGCTTCAGGAAGGTAACTGCTGATAAGGTTGAGGATGGATTGGATTAGGGGAGAAATCCAGAGAAAGGAGAGTCAGGAGGCTTGTAAGGCCATGGTCTTTAGAGTGAACTTACTGTATTCCCATTGTCAGGGAACTTTAGAAATGGTGAGCTTTGATCTTATATTTGACGCTCTCCTCCTTCTGTTATAAAGCTGGCAGGAAGACAACAGATGAGGAGCTGGAGGAGATGCTGGAGAGCGGGAACCCTGCCATCTTCACCTCGGGGGTGAGTGATggtgggggcgggcggggctgcaaaggcagggagggggcggggcggcgggagCCCCGCAGGGGTGTGGTGAGGCTGCGGCGGCCTGATGGCCGATGGTTGGTCTCTGTGCGGCCTGGCCTAGATCATCGACTCTCAGATTTCCAAGCAAGCCCTCAGTGAGATCGAGGGACGGCACAAGGACATCGTGAGGCTGGAGAGCAGCATCAAGGAGCTTCACGACATGTTCGTGGACATCGCCATGCTGGTGGAGAACCAGGTAACGGCGGGTACCGcgtgggcagggaggagaggaagcccGGGGCTTCCTGAGAAGGGCGAGACGGGACTCCTGGAAAGCCGGGTGGGCTGGGAGAATCACTGGGAACTTGCGTAGTAGATGCTGACGTTTTGGGCAATTGCAGCCTCATCATTCATGCCTTGTTACTTTGGCCTGGAAGTCATTTCTAATTAACATAGGGTTTGATGTGCTCTGTCAAGTACCTGGTTCCCTCCAGCCTCAGGAtcgttgtctttttaaaattagagataTGGGTTCTTAATGGTGATGCCTTAAAACAATCTCCTGATGGGAACTGTTTCACTGGTGACATTGAAAACATGGGGCCCTTTCCCCAGTTTATGGTGAAAAGTTAGGTTGAACAgaggtttttgtatttttccatttttgttttttcttctgtatgtgtgtttttcCAAACATGTTGACAGTTTTTGCTAAGGAACAAGAGCAGACAACCAAAGGATTGAAGGGACAGCCAAGtaatatttacagaaaaacttgAAACTCTCACAGTGCTTAGCTTGACGGTCTGTTTTGTCCCGGGTGGGCTTTGCTCAGGGACGGACGGCTCTGTCCCCAGCATATGGTGTCCGTGTCACATAGTCACGTCTCCTGGTTCTTACGATGCAGTTAAATTCGCCACTGTGTCATGCTTTGGTGCCACTATTCCCATGAACTTCCAGTGGCTCTGCCACCAGGAGAGGATGGAAAAAACTGCTTCTTTCGTAGAAGGAAACCTAACTGAGGCCCGAGCACCGCTTGGCTGGTTTTGACTTCAGCTCCCTGCTCTGGGCTCGGGGGCCTTTCTTCCACCCCCTTGTGGCCTCCGAGACCGTTTCTCCCGCCCCTCCATCCctactcttcttttttcccccccacaCTGCCTTGCCGAGGAACTGGCTTGAGACTCAAGTGATGGTGAGTTCTGTTCTCTGTGTAGAGGCTGCCGTACGCCATGGGTTGGGTTGAGGGAGGTCTGGGTGGGTGAGGAGAATTCCCATCCTGAGATGCAGAGAAATCAACTGGAGAGACCAAACCTCTGGGCAGGAGGTAATACCTGGGAAAAGGTTGGGAATCTTAGGGAGAGACGGCTGTCTCTCAACCAGGTAACTCGGGTAAAACCAATGTCTGTCACTTACGGGGCCTGGGAGGACCTTAGAGAAAGCAGCTCTTCCCACCTCggctgtttactgagcacctgctgtgtgctgggtACCGTTCTGTAGTAGTGAATGAGCTCAGTTCAGGCCGAATGAACTTGGTTCAGGTCTGAATGACCAGGAAGAAGCCAGGCAGTGCCCTAAGAACATGAGATAgatgtactgggttggccaaaaagttcgtttgggtctTTCCGTGAGATGTTCTAGAAagacccgaacgaactttttggccaacccaatatcttgGCTTCtccacatacttaaaaaaaaaaaaattggtggcgGGATCCTTCAGAATATTCCAGGCATCTAGACAGTGTGCTCCGGGTGCCCGGTGCAGCGCGTGTCACAGAGAAGTAACGGAGTGAATGTTTCTGGAATGAGTGAGAGCCGCCAAGGCCCCGGGGAACCACAGGTCATCGGGGGGAAGTTGTGCAAGTTGGCCCCACAGAAGGCTGCATGTTAAAGTTTCCAGACGCTCTTCTTGGTGCTGCAAAGAAAGAGAACCCCTTTCTCGTGTGAGCTAGGACTGTCCTGGGGTGGGTGTCCTGGGTGTGACTGGTGTCTGTCCTTTGCAGGGTGAGATGTTAGATAACATAGAGTTGAATGTCATGCACACGGTGGACCACGTGGAGAAGGCTCGGGAGGAAACAAAAAGAGCCGTGAAGTACCAGGGTCAGGCCCGGAAGGTGAGCCTCTCCTGCTGCCTTCGGAGAAGAGAGTCCACTGTGCGCGCCGTCTCTcgctctttctctcctccctctccccgtcCCTCTTTCTGCTGGACCCCACCTCTTGCATCCGCGGAAAGGGAGCCATGATTGACCGTATTGAGAACAACATGGACCAGTCAGTGGGCTTCGTGGAGCGGGCCGTGGCAGATACCAAAAAGGCTGTCAAGTATCAGAGTGAAGCTCGGAGGGTGAGCCCTTAGTCCCAGCTGGACCGACCGGCTTCTCCTCTCTCTGGTCGCCCCCTCCCGTGCCCTTGAGCCCGTGTGTTCCCTCCGTCTTGGCCTCATCCAAAAGCCTACCTCAGCTTTCCCTAGAGAATAGCTACCCTTCCGTCCCAGGTGTGCCCCGCGTGGATCTGGCTCACGTGCTCTCTACCCGAGAACCCACACTGCAGGCAGCTCTGCATCATTGCCCAGCTGTTGCTGCTGATACCCCCACACAGAGCTCATGACCCCTTCAGCTGTTACACTTGACCCCCCGCTCTTCAGAAACCTTCCCTTCATTGCCGGAAGCTCTGGCAGCCCAAGCCCTGCCCCACTTGGTCTCTTTTTCTCTATCATGAACCCAGTGGTGTGCCGATGGCTATGGGAACATTATCTTGTATCTTGGGAGCACctattatttctcctttatagATGAAACAGTTGAGAATCAGAGGTTAAGTAATTGGCTTCGGGCCACCTAGGAAGCATAGGAACCGGGATTCAAATTCAGCTTTCAATCAAGCTCTTTCCATCCTGTCTCCACTGCCCGCCCCCCACCTCTAGTTCTGGCGCCCCTGTCACCGGAGGACTTCTGAGCTTCTCTACCTAGTGACTGTGGTGGCTAGCTCTGGTGGTTTTTGCTTTTTAGCCTgctcttttctatttctcttgggctctgatattttttgttcttcaattctttcttttttcttccaacttTACCTATTGCTTGGGCAGGTATCTAGGGAGCTGGGAAGTTATTTTACACGATGAATCCAGGCTGGTCTGCAACAGGACCGTAACCATACCTTCTGATCCCCAGTCACTGTACTGGGTTTGACAGGTGGGAATGTACTTTGGGGGAGAGATGGACAGACGTTTGTAATTAGGACTGTGTCAAAAATGTCTTTATACTCCTTCTTGAAAAGGAACAAGTTAGTCACTTACATCTTGGCCTGTTGCTGCTTGGAGACCCCATTATGGCTGCCCTTATACCTGTGCACATATGAACAGGGCTGCCGTGGGGGCTGGTGGAGACTCCATGTTCCCATCTGCTGGCATTGCTAGTGCAGAAgtaatttaagaaacaaaatatccTAATAGAGTGTCTTTATGTAGGGATGCtggctttttatttcatttatttggattGATAAGATGCTTCCTATGTAGAGGCAGAGGGGTTGGGTTTTGGCTGACTTACTATGGCTTTCTGGTTGTTTGTAATAatgacttgtttttatttctcttatcccTCTCTCCAGAAATTGATAATTATCATTGTGGTAGTGGTTGTGTTGCTGGGCATTTTAGCGTTGGTTATTGGACTTTCCGTTGGGCTGAAGTAAGGGCGGCCCGGGAGGCTGCTGCCCTGAAATGTAAGTAAATGGAAGGTACTCGGGGACTCTGGATTGGCTCCCTCTTGAGAAATGAGCCTGGGATTTAAAATTCTGCTTCTTCCCCCTGTGGTTGTCCTTGGACACACCGAGCGCTCTAAGACTTCCGTAGCTGTGCGTCCTTTCACCTATGTAACTTCCTATTCTCGGGTCCCGGCTGCGTACAGGGGTTGGGTCTCCTGTTTGTTCCTATTCTGTGGGTTCTGTCCCCGCTCTTTGTCCTGTTTCAACACCGTTCCTCATTTTCCGAGCACCTCATTttcactccccttccccagcAAGCCTGCGCCTCCTCGGTTGGGTGCAGTCTATGTCTGGGATCTGGGGTTTGTCTTGTGAGTTATTACTGGCTTTCAGGTATCTTGGGCTTTGCCTTCCGTATCCTTTTCAGTGTAAATGAAGCTTTGAATCGGGATTTGGGTCTGTAGGGTTTTGTTTGTGGTTGACTGGTTGGATCTCGGATGATAAGAGTAGCTAACATTTTTGAGGGCTGGGTTGTATCAGACAATGTACTAAACACCTTACGCGTGCATCACTGAGTCCTCACGTCACCCGCATGAGACAGGTGCTgttatcatccctattttacagggGAAGATGCTCAGGCTTCGAGAAGTTAGGTAACAGGGGCATGTTCGAACACACAGCTAATAGTGGACCTAGCTTCTCTTTGTACAACAAGGTGGCAATTTATCATCATCTATAAAGTCTAGAGAACCTTAGAGgatagcaacttaaaaaaaaatatttatttggccgtgtcaggtcttagttgtggcatgtgggaacttctgttgtggcgcacgggtttctctctctagttgtggcgtgcggtctctctagttgtggcgcgcgggttcagtagttgcagcgtgtgggctctctagttgtggtgcgcgggccccgtagttgcggtgcgtgggctctagagtgtgtgggcttagtcgccccgtggcatgtgggatcttagttccctgaccagggattgaacccacgtcccctgcattggaaggcagattcttaaccactggatcaccagggaagtcccaatagcaACATTAAAATTCAGGAGGTTAGTTCCTTTAAAATCTGGTTAAAAGAATAGAGCTGACCACCGAATCGgggtttcacgtgtacagcagtAGCATGACAAGAATCATCTAGTTATTGGCACTGTGGAGACTTCTGTGACTTCTCAagtattattttttctgaatACGTTTATGCTGCCCAGTTGTACTCTAGGATAACATCATCACCCCATCTTCATTGGGGAAGCTTTGTGAAGCTCAGTGAAATTAGGAGCTCGCCCAAAGTCTACACAGCTCGCAAGGCAGAGCAGGTGTGACGCCTGAACTTCTCTGCACCTTTTTTCACTGTGCCTTTCAGCCTTCTCAGATTAGTGGGGGGTAGGGGGACTAAGGAGAAGATGATTCTCGTGCCAGCAAGCTTCTGAAACTCGTATTCGAGAGGTGCTGATGGGAGCCCCACAGACAGAACAGGTGTTTTCCACCAGCGATGGTGCCTCTCTTCCCATAAGTCCTTGCACGGGAACGCGAGAGCCCCTGGGAAGGGCCGTAAAAGGCCCAgggattttcctgtttcttggccTCTCGTAACAGGGCTTTTGGTTTCCTGTGCGGCGGGGCATTCAATTCCAGGCCCTGCCGTGGGTGCGCCGGTTGGACTTCCTGGGCTGCGCCGGGTTCTCCATTGTTCTCTCTCTGCGGCTCTCTCCGGTCTTCCCTCTCCGCCTTCTAGGTGTGCGGCTCGCGGCTGGGTCTGACGGTTGTTCTTTGCCGTCACCCTGGGCGCtgacctgcccctcctccccctgcctcttGTAGAGCCCATTTCACCCCAGCCGGTGTGGCCACCCTTGTCTTCGGATGGGAACGCGGTGTGAATGGCCTTCCTGAGAGAGAGTGGGACCTGttcctttgttttcttgtaaCCACACCTGGACCTGACCCAGCAAACAGTCTAGCCCAGGAGGACCCTGAACGACTGATGCAGCCCTCAGaaccttctccctccccaccaactCGGAAGCACCTTCTCCCGGACTGGAGGAACTGCCCCGGCTTCTCCCTGTCCCCTCCGATGTGTCGCATTACGCCCCGCACCTTGGAAAGCCCACCTGAGACCTCCCCAAGGTGCTGTATTTTCTACCTCATGGAGTGTTCTTCTCCCCAGAATCGCAGTGTattctttgggggtggggaggtgggggggagatCATTAACAAAGCAAGGGGATTCTTCCAAGTCTGGCAACAAGGAGGCTTGGACCTGCGTCTTCTACCtggcaggatcccagtcctcgtGGCGGGCTGTCCCTGTCCTGAAAGTAGGAGGGGCTGGCAGAGGTCGTTCTGGCCTTGGAAGCTGACTCCTTGTTTGAAATTCAGCCTCGCATTAAGCTCTTGGTGTGCTCAGCTCGATGGCCAACTCGATCTCTGTCTGCGTTGTACCCCCACATGTTGACTCAAGGAGGCGCTGCCGTGGGACAGCCGTCTGAGGTTACCGTCTGTAAAGGCTGGGGGTGTGGAGGAACTGTTTCCGTGTCTCAGTCTTGGGAACCGGCTGTTTACTGTTAAGAGTGATGCTTTGTGAAGCCACTGCCTTGAGGCCCAGAATAACCAGGCACTAAAATGAGGCCAGGGATGAGGTGCTTGAGTCTCAGGCTCTGGGAATGTCTCAGACTGGGGCGAGTATGAGTATTCAGTCATTTCCTGGGTTCCAAGTGGATTTTTATAATTGTGTGTGTGagatgtatgtacatatgtgtatgtgtctctCAGGAAGTAGGAAACTGGAAACTGAGGATATTATAACCTCAAAAAAATAACTTGAGCTAGGCTAAAAATTAGGTAAGAGACATTTGCTTACCTGCAAATGAATCATGGTAGAAATGTGATCTTCCCACGTCGCTGGGAAACCTGCTGTTTTCTGCACCCGCGCTCGGAGAATCACAGTCGGGTGGGGTGAGGACTCACTCGATCCGCATTAGGTTTTTAGCAGACAGAAGGTGTGACAAGCGCGACGCCTCTCCCCACCTGCTGCCTGGGCTAGGCTTGTCCTGAGAACATCCCTCAGCAACTTGACATCATTCCTGTGACCTTTGGGATGTCCTGTCTCCAGGACGGAGTCAGCTCGGGGAGGCCAGGGTCCACTCAGCAGCTCTTCCTGCTCCCAGATTAAGGAGCTTGATAGATTCCTTGTCGCCCCCACTTGTCACGGAGCAAACAAAAGCCAGGAAATTTTGACGTGTAGTGACTGCGCTGAGCCAGTGTGAGCCCCTCAGATTCCCTGCTGGTCTCTGCCAGCCTCCCGGGTTGATACGACAGCTTTGACTTTAATGCCTTCTAGGATAGGCTGGGCACCCCTAACCCAGGCACGGTCCACTGGCTTCCTCTGCAAAGGAGTCTTTACTCCTAAACTTGCCCAGCACTTGGACAGAGCCAAGGGGACGCCCTTTTGCCTATGGCTATGATGTCCAAGAGGCCTGGCTCCGGCCACGGCAACGAGGGCAGGCAAGCTTCAATCACAGACAGATCTTGGCTCGCCTGAGATTGAGGCCCGGGGCTTACAGTTTGGCATACAAGTGAAGGGATTTTCGttctttctttgtactttttaaaaaaaatgtaaacttgaTTATTTTgttgctaatttaaaaataaatgactttatATTGATTGTGAGACAGTTCTGGCTCCGTGTCCCTGTAAAACGTTTGGTGATTGGCTGCCACCGTGTGGTGACTTTTGTTTAGGTTTCGGAAAGggcttcagttttgttttaacCATGTGCTAGATCAGATGGATCAAAAGTTCTAATCTTTGTAAATGGTTTAACTCTCAAAGAGTGCAGTGTAACTGTATTTGAGTCTTAGATTTCAAGGGATTTCCCCCCGCCGCCCAAAGACTTCAGCTGACTCACTGAGAGTATCTGGCTCTGGGGGGAAATTGGGGTAAATCTGATAGGATGGCAGCTAGAAGGCAGAACAACATACGACACATCCTCTGAGCTTTTGCTGTTGATCTGATTTTTGCATCTCTCACCGAGAAGTAACATTTCTCTTAGTACCCTGGGTTCTAGAAGCCAGATCCATCTCCCTTTACCTTCACATCTGCTTCCATGCCCAGACCTGCCCTTGTCTCCCTCCCCCTGGAACCCTCTCTGCGGTGGCATGGTTTCTCACGTGCTCTTTCTTTCCTCGTCTGGCTGTGCAGAAGAAGATCATGATCATGATCTGCTGTGTTATCCTTGCGATCATCTTAGCTTCTACCATTGGGGGCATATTTgcctgaaaggaaaaaagaacaaaacaggtgAGCCGTCTGTGGGGAGGGTCAGGCCTGTTTTCGCTCGAGATGCTTGTGTCCTGAGGGCTCTGGTTGTCACCAGGTGCCTTGATCTGTGTGGGACCGGGTGCTGGAATAAAGGTCggagaaaaccaagaaaaatgagGGAAGAGGGAGTTGGTAGGGAATAGGTAGACGGGGAGACAGAAGGTGGCAGTCTGTCCCACGAGCAGGTCTGGCAGCAGAGTGTTTTGTTCAGAATGCTTTGCATAAGGGTGTTGATTTCCTGCAGTGAAATCTGGGCGTTGGCATGTGGGGACGGCAGAGGAGAAAGAATTCTTTATTGCATTAGAAGCACCCTGAACTCTTTGGAAGAGGGCCACACAGGGAGCCCTAAATAAATATCAGTACAGTTTTTCCCTTAGGAGGTTAGGACAGGTTTTTGGAGCCTTGTGGGTAGTGCCTTTACCCCTGGAGACACGCTTGGTGATCCCAGCCCCGCACGTTTTGCTGTATaatctatgatttttttccctccgtTTTTGTTATCCCCTTCAGTCCTCACAGATGGCTCCTCACCCGGCATTTTCAATTCTTCTTCCACCTCTGTGGTGCCGTCCCTCCTCCGCTGCAGATTCCTCAAAAGCTCTTCTTTCCATTATGAAACCACTGAGGACACAGGACCTCAACCACCTACCAGTTAAAAGTTACGCAAAGGGAGATTTACAAAAATATGGACTTGGGTGGCAGGCAGGGGTGAAGGAACACCGAGTAGAGAACTGTGTAGCAGGTTAGGAGGATGGTTAAAGGAGGAGACTGCAGGGTAGAGGAGGAAGCATAGGTACCTGTTTAGGAAATAAACTTGGAGCCAGAGCCCACGCTGACGTTATGGCTGAAGCACACCCGGAGCGTCAGGATCTGATTTTAACTGCTGGGAGTCGATCAGGGTCAGGGCACTTGTCACTTCTGCTCTTCCAGTTCTAGGTCTCACCTTTGACCAAGgctctgtctccttccttcttcAGGGTCCAACATTCTCCAAGGTGACTGTCTAACGACAGGCCCCAGGCACGTCCCTCGCTGCTGTCCCCAGTGCTTAGCACAGCGCCTGCTGCTTGTAGCTGCTCAAGGATCTGTTGACTTTATCTGAAATTAAGCTCTGATTTCTGCTATGGCCGAGTCCTTGGACTTGCCTCTTAAACGCTTTAAGGCATCAGTGGGAAATGGTCTGTGTCACAGGCTGTGTAGCAATGCCTGGGAATGGTCGATCCACCCACACAGAGGCACAGCAGGCCCCACTTTCACCACATACACTTTAAAGTCCTTTTTTTACGGGAGGTGGTGATAGAGTTCTGTCAACGGCCTCTTACTTTGCAGAGGTGTCTGGCCCCGGGATTGTGGTTCAGTAATTAAACGTGGACCCCGTAAGAAACACGTTATGCTGTGATTGAACGCCCAACAGTCACGAATACCATGCTCTGAGAACCCTTAACAAAGAAGAGGTGACAAAATTAGGTCAGAAAAACGAGGCTGTCACTCACACCCCTTCTCAAGTGATTCACGTTGCCAGCTGAAACTGGCTTTGTTGGCCAGCAACTTGTGTACAAGAAACTGTTCCAAAACACTGTCCCCAATTCAAGGTTCAGGTGTGTTCTAATTCAATTTAGTGATTTAGTACCAGAGGttcactaaaaatatattttaaaatcacggTATACAGTTCTCGAGGCCCACACAACTGCTTAAATTTGTACTTTtgaaagtaaattattttctttgccgGAGGTCTTACTTTTTAAGAAAGTgggatttaaaaaattgacattttAGTCAGTGTGCTGTTTTCTGCCCACTTTCAAAGCAAatggtttaatatttttcctGTCAATCTGTATTTCCTTTGGTTTGAATACAGGATAGAAACCATTGCTGGCTAGCTCtgaaaaatagatgaattttgttaaaaggcAAACAGGGAGCTGGAACCATGGGGCTTTCAATCACCCAGGGCCCTTGTTCGTTCAACAGTAATGATCTGAGTGCTGTGTGGCACCCTGCACTGTGCCAGGACCTGTAGGGACACACATCTACAGCCAAATACCCGCCATCCCCGGAGGGTTTCAGGCCTAGGAAAGACCACACCATTCAGGTTTTGTTTCTATCAGTTCCTTTTGCTAAAAGGCAAGGGTGCGCCTGTGGCCGTATTGTCCAACATCCCCCCCTTCTAAGATTGAGAGAAGATGGGTAGCTGGGCGTAAATAAATATGTTGAATCAATTAACCTACatactgttgttttctttgctttcccCCAAACATTAAAAGTCTGTAACTAGTAAAATGTCATAGAAACTAGCTCCTGGAGTGTGTACATATAAAAGGCAGTACAGACATTAAGTCTGACTTGAATCAGAGGTGGGAGATGCAAACATCCGCTTCAGCCTTGAAGACATTTATCTTATAGCCGGGGAGAATCAGAGCTCCTAACAAACAGTCAGTCAGGCCTGGTTCTTAATCATTTAAGGGAATTAGTGACCAGTGAGACGTTACATCATCTTGAGGTGATGCTCaaactttatttaatataaatataatgcacTTTAAAAAACCTGACAGATAATGTACAGCTTTTCAGAAAGCATCTACTCATATGCTGCTCCTTGGTTATGACATCAGAGCTACCCAGAGACTTGAAGGACTGGCCGAGGGGAATAAACAGCCTGTGTCCGTTTCCTGCTTACATCCTCACTACACACGTACGGGCATGTAGAACTTGCCCCAGTATCGCCCCTTATGGGTCAGGTCGTAGGGGCTCAGCACTTTCCGTATCCCCAGCATGTTGGCAGTGACAATGCGCTCAAAGGTCCAGGGGTTTTGGTTGTTGCGTTCTCGTTCTTCTTGACCTTTCCACATCTTCTCTAGAGTCTCACGGCTCACGGCCTTCGCGGGGAAGGGCAACTTGTGGGCCACCTGGTTGAGGAAACCCTGTACCTCTTGGAACTCGCAGCGCCCGCCCATCTCTACGATGAGGCGGCCGGCCTTCACAGGGGTCACGTAGTGCTCGATGGCACCTTTGCCGCCCCCCATGCGGTGTCCCATACCCTTGCGGGTGACGGGCTTGAAAGGGGCTGGGACTCGCCATAAGGCAAACATGTTCTTGGGGTCCATAGACCGGTTGATGGTGAGGCGCATCATCTCAAAATGCCCCCAACGGAGGTAACCGCCACCCAGCGCCTAAAAGTAAATGGAAGAATTAGAAACACATGGGGATTTAGATATCCTTCATGGGATCTATTCTGTCTCTTCTTTTATGGTAACTGTGGCTTCAGTGATACAcgtgaaaagtaaaaatataagttCTAGTAAGTACCATGGAGGAAAAGCCTAGGGTACAGTAATAAATGGGAATAAGGGTGGACCCGCTTCAGTGGATAGccagggaagacctctctgaggCGCTGACCTTGGCAGCTGAGGCCAGAATGGAATGAAGCAGCCGAGGGAAAACAGATGAGTGCTGCAGGCAGAGGAATGGCATCTGCGAAGGCGTTGGCGCAGCACGTGGCTTGGTGAGTCTGAGCGGAGGCCAGTGTGGCCCGAGTAGAGGGAGGAGTAGGAGCTGGCTGAGTTCTGAGAGGCCGGCAGGGGCTGATCATGCAAAGGCTGCGGGAATCGGAAGTTAAAACACCTCCGGCTGCCTGATGAGAACCAAATCCTTGTCCACAGCCATTTGTGTAGGTACTGAGGTCAAGTCTTCACGGAAGCTACTTGATGAGTAAGGAAACGTCTGTCCCATGTACTAGAACATGGATAGTTTTATTTTGACCAGAGGCTTGAGAAAATCTCATGGTCTAATTATGGGGTAAATTAGGTACcctcttccttttgcttttacattattttcactCTAcgtaaaacaaaaaacatttatgaCTTAATGCTTACTGGGTCCTGCTCATCAGTTTAAAGAGCAACTAGTGGCAGTTCTAGTAAAACCTGTGGAGGAAGAGACGAGAATGAACTCAAGGAGTCTATTTTAATCCCTGGCTTCCACCCTATAGCCGCTTGACGCTGGACTCACCAAGATCGCAAAACTGCCTTCTGTGAACTCAGTGGCTTCAGTGGAAGGTCCCCTTATGTCACTCAGGTTTTTAGGCTCTCTTCTCACTTTTGGCACAA is part of the Kogia breviceps isolate mKogBre1 chromosome 7, mKogBre1 haplotype 1, whole genome shotgun sequence genome and harbors:
- the STX3 gene encoding syntaxin-3 isoform X8; protein product: MPLMRWLMERSSGVPGPAPCKKQLPQDDDADEVEIAIDNTAFMDEFFSEIEETRLNIDKISEHVEGAKKLYSIILSAPIPEPKTKDDLEQLTAEIKKRANNVRNKLKSMERHIEEEEVRSSADLRIRKSQHSVLSRKFVEVMTKYNEAQVDFRERSKGRIQRQLEITGRKTTDEELEEMLESGNPAIFTSGIIDSQISKQALSEIEGRHKDIVRLESSIKELHDMFVDIAMLVENQGAMIDRIENNMDQSVGFVERAVADTKKAVKYQSEARRSPFHPSRCGHPCLRMGTRCEWPS
- the STX3 gene encoding syntaxin-3 isoform X14 encodes the protein MPLMRWLMERSSGVPGPAPCKKQLPQDDDADEVEIAIDNTAFMDEFFSEIEETRLNIDKISEHVEGAKKLYSIILSAPIPEPKTKDDLEQLTAEIKKRANNVRNKLKSMERHIEEEEVRSSADLRIRKSQHSVLSRKFVEVMTKYNEAQVDFRERSKGRIQRQLEITGRKTTDEELEEMLESGNPAIFTSGIIDSQISKQALSEIEGRHKDIVRLESSIKELHDMFVDIAMLVENQKKIMIMICCVILAIILASTIGGIFA
- the STX3 gene encoding syntaxin-3 isoform X13, which codes for MKDRLEQLKAKQLPQDDDADEVEIAIDNTAFMDEFFSEIEETRLNIDKISEHVEGAKKLYSIILSAPIPEPKTKDDLEQLTAEIKKRANNVRNKLKSMERHIEEEEVRSSADLRIRKSQHSVLSRKFVEVMTKYNEAQVDFRERSKGRIQRQLEITGRKTTDEELEEMLESGNPAIFTSGIIDSQISKQALSEIEGRHKDIVRLESSIKELHDMFVDIAMLVENQGEMLDNIELNVMHTVDHVEKAREETKRAVKYQGQARKSPFHPSRCGHPCLRMGTRCEWPS
- the STX3 gene encoding syntaxin-3 isoform X4 is translated as MPLMRWLMERSSGVPGPAPCKKQLPQDDDADEVEIAIDNTAFMDEFFSEIEETRLNIDKISEHVEGAKKLYSIILSAPIPEPKTKDDLEQLTAEIKKRANNVRNKLKSMERHIEEEEVRSSADLRIRKSQHSVLSRKFVEVMTKYNEAQVDFRERSKGRIQRQLEITGRKTTDEELEEMLESGNPAIFTSGIIDSQISKQALSEIEGRHKDIVRLESSIKELHDMFVDIAMLVENQGEMLDNIELNVMHTVDHVEKAREETKRAVKYQGQARKKLIIIIVVVVVLLGILALVIGLSVGLK
- the STX3 gene encoding syntaxin-3 isoform X7 translates to MPLMRWLMERSSGVPGPAPCKKQLPQDDDADEVEIAIDNTAFMDEFFSEIEETRLNIDKISEHVEGAKKLYSIILSAPIPEPKTKDDLEQLTAEIKKRANNVRNKLKSMERHIEEEEVRSSADLRIRKSQHSVLSRKFVEVMTKYNEAQVDFRERSKGRIQRQLEITGRKTTDEELEEMLESGNPAIFTSGIIDSQISKQALSEIEGRHKDIVRLESSIKELHDMFVDIAMLVENQGEMLDNIELNVMHTVDHVEKAREETKRAVKYQGQARKSPFHPSRCGHPCLRMGTRCEWPS
- the STX3 gene encoding syntaxin-3 isoform X10, yielding MKDRLEQLKAKQLPQDDDADEVEIAIDNTAFMDEFFSEIEETRLNIDKISEHVEGAKKLYSIILSAPIPEPKTKDDLEQLTAEIKKRANNVRNKLKSMERHIEEEEVRSSADLRIRKSQHSVLSRKFVEVMTKYNEAQVDFRERSKGRIQRQLEITGRKTTDEELEEMLESGNPAIFTSGIIDSQISKQALSEIEGRHKDIVRLESSIKELHDMFVDIAMLVENQGEMLDNIELNVMHTVDHVEKAREETKRAVKYQGQARKKLIIIIVVVVVLLGILALVIGLSVGLK
- the STX3 gene encoding syntaxin-3 isoform X16, which produces MDEFFSEIEETRLNIDKISEHVEGAKKLYSIILSAPIPEPKTKDDLEQLTAEIKKRANNVRNKLKSMERHIEEEEVRSSADLRIRKSQHSVLSRKFVEVMTKYNEAQVDFRERSKGRIQRQLEITGRKTTDEELEEMLESGNPAIFTSGIIDSQISKQALSEIEGRHKDIVRLESSIKELHDMFVDIAMLVENQGEMLDNIELNVMHTVDHVEKAREETKRAVKYQGQARKKLIIIIVVVVVLLGILALVIGLSVGLK